The sequence below is a genomic window from Schistocerca gregaria isolate iqSchGreg1 chromosome 5, iqSchGreg1.2, whole genome shotgun sequence.
tctgcttatgGTGTAACAACTTTCCACAGATTCATGGCACCATCAATGTCTGTCTTTCACACTCAAGTGAATGTGGACTGGCAAGATCAAGCGCATCTGATAGTGCTGAGAGACAGGGGATCCCAAGCAATGCTTTAGGCTTCACGGGAGCCACAGTTTTTACACTCAATGTTTCAATGCcactgctgcccagggcagcagcctGCAGGCTGCTGAGAATGGCCACCACAACTTCCAACTGTTCCTGACAGACGGTGCCCAATTCCTATTGCACCTGTACACAAGCGCAATCACTATCCATACTTAATCAACATTTGTCTATACAAGTAATACAACACTCAACCAAGAAGTTGCTAGAAGCAATTTAATTATTGCTGGTACATTGCCTTTGGCTAACATTACACTACAAAGTCAGCTCATACAATGTAAGTGCcataaaaatacaagaacattcagaaaaaagtaaagagacactagtcaacacagaaacacacaccaaCACTAAGTATTTTTTTCATAAAAGCATGTGAGAAAACATTAAACAGAATGCTGTGTAGAAACTGGTACTGATACTGATAATGGGATGTGCACTCTACCCTGCAGCTGGAACTCTGCTTTGTACAGAacttattaaataaataaagttgtgaAGAGGAGAAAACAGTTTCAGTGCACTGAGGAAATatctgaaagaaatattttaatgtatTGGCAAGATAAATTCTCTCCAGGATCCTGTTACTATGATCAACTACAACAAGGAAACATAGCAAATGAAAATATAGTGATAAATTCCAATAGAAGACAAAAAAGGAAGTCATATCTGCTTTATACTCATCTGTACTGTTTGTCTATGATAAGCTAATAATTCACAAgtgactgttggaacagcaagaggcATGTCTTGGTCCCAAAGTACGGCTGCCAAGTGAGGAGAGGTGAAAGGCAGTGTCATCTGCTTCAGACAATGCTGGTGCTGTTATCCTCAACATTGTGCACAGCAATGTTATGCATCTAAGCTTGGAGATAAATGAATATCTTTCACCTACTGCCaattttttctgcttctgtcagCACCAGTAAATCATCGAGTTAAGTGGACAAGCAATAGTAAGTAAAGTTACTAATACTGTCAGATGGAACTACAGATACAGACATTACGAGATCAGTGAGGTATAGTGTGATATTCTGAGTCAAAGAGACACCATAATTACTCATGCAGTACTTTCTTTTTCATGGCAGATGCTTCTAATGTTACAAAGATAATGTCAAAATAATATTTAGAATTTTGTAGTATCAGTGATTAAGAATATGATTTACTACAAAAATATATAGAAATATAGCCGACAAAAAATTATAGCCACACAAATGGCACGCCAATGtcaaaaattaacaaatatatgGCATTCATAAATATGCACTATTGCTTAATGTTAAGTGTAGCAAAAGACTACTGGCTAAAGGAAGTATCCAGTTACATGCGTTGCCAAGTCATGACAACATTATggaactacacatgaacactcccATATATAGTACAAGTTGCAGAAGGCATATTCCTTTTACCTCATAATAGCATGGATTTTATAATTCCTTAGATAACAGTGGCCACACACATTATAGCAATTATGTCAGTAACATAAAAAGCAGTTAATGGGGCACTGTGTATATGAAAGTTTGAAGTACCATGTTAAATGAAACTTAAAGGCTGTAGTAACACTTAAACTTCTTTGTTACTGACAACTGGCCTTCACAGTGTAGCTAACTAGGCTGTGAGATTTAACAGTAAGCCTACTAACATAACATATAGGCTGTAGCATTTTTCTTGGACAAGTGCTTGGCACTTTGTCTTTAGGTGTATTGTTTATGGTAGTCAAATGTTAAATATGTAGGCTTTATTACCCAATTTGATTTAAAAAGGTACAGTGTAGTTCTTGCTAGACTTAAATGTCAGTTATACAGCTTGTCATTTTCTTATCTTTTACCTTGTAGAATACTTGAAGTGACATTATTACACACCATTAGTTGAACtataaagaaagaagaagcactggCACACTGAGTTAATGAAGAGCATGAAAAAGTAACTAATAAGTAGATCTCTAATAGAATGCTTCTTCATTAAGTAGCCCTACCAGTACTGAAACGTCCAATAAAATGCAAAAGTATATTCAACATCAACAGAGTTATACACACCGATATTTTGTTGATTCCATTTAAATTTAAGACACTGTTGACACAAAAGAATCTCATATCTGTCAAGTTTTGGTTCTGTGTCTCGGCAGCATCAACAAAGGCACAAATTTTGTACCTCACATGGCCATCAGGAGATTCAAATGAGGATGGGATGCCTTTTGGAAGCTTGTATgtaaaattatatttatgtgatCCTTCATTCCAAAGTGGATTTTTATTGTTTACTCCTGTGGAAAAAAATAGGACTTAATTGCTATAATTTCTCTGATCAAAATTTTACAAACTGAAGCAGTAAAAATGTGCCTTAACAATTAATAAAAGaatgtattttaaaaaagaaaagatagtgctctgtatgaatgaACAATTACCACATACGTTACCCCTCGATGCACTAATTACTATAACTCAGTGGGGCTAACTATGATACCTATGAAAAAAATTCTGAACATAAACAAGGAAATCTAATTCTTCATTCACGTCATGAAGAAGATCGAATGACCATCAATACGTCCAAAAATTACAACCATTTAGGCCAAAAGTAAATTATTCACAGGTACCGGCACTTTTCTGATGTACCCAAAAGGGAAAGTGTCGCATACACAGGATGTTTTCAACGTCTAATCATGATTTTTACAATAGTGTGTGTAAGCTCTCATACAGTAATTCCGCCGACTGAAGTACTCGAATACAATGAGAGCTATTCTGTGGTAAAAGTTACGTGGTGATCTCTCCTCGCGGTTTAGGTAGTTAGATACGTGTACAAAATATGTATCAAAATACTTGCCATTATGTAATTCGTGTTTTATGAATTTACCTTTCAACTTTTGTTTTTATGACGAAAAGTGAATTGAATATGGCAAAGTAAGTTTACATATGGCACGAACTAAATCATACACAGGCCAGTCTCTTATTATCAAAACCTTATGTGgaattcacattcgttggcttcgccaatcACCTTTCAACCAAACCTCAAACTCGAGCTACGCAACAGATCAGTCGTTCAACAAAGGCAAAATTTCTGTGAGGGTGGAAGGTGCAATGTCACACTCTAGACTGTACTTCTAACAAACATTTTTCTGACAAATTAACTTACACTAATACGAAAGAAATTTATAGTCCGGTTCAACGAGCGAAACTGGTTAATCCAAACAATGGTGAGCAAGAGTTCAACAAATGCGGAAGCatcacttctttctttttcttaaaaatatcTTATGAATACTTAAATGATTCTTACCATCAGAGAGGCTGCAGAACTGGAAAACCTTTTCAAAGTATACTCGAACTCGTTTATTCCGTTGAGGGCTACCTTCTGTACCATGTGTTTTAATGGTGGCAATTCCAGAAATAGATGTTATAATGACTGAAACATAAAAAgcgatttatttaaatttttcacacgGAAAACATTGTCCCTTACATTACCCTTCATTTACCTGAGAAGCTCAGCGGTTCATTTAAGTATAGCTCCACTTCACCGCGTACAACTTGCCCTGGAAAGTATATTTTCGAAGCGTTCGATAACGATATCTGGAGTTTAGAGTTCTGCATCTTCTCAAATAAATCAGATCTGAGTGTCTCGCAAGATTAAACATACGCAGCGAAGTGCTACTCGACTGGAGCGCCCTACCACCTGAAGGGTTCCCCA
It includes:
- the LOC126272516 gene encoding arrestin domain-containing protein 17-like isoform X4; this encodes MQNSKLQISLSNASKIYFPGQVVRGEVELYLNEPLSFSVIITSISGIATIKTHGTEGSPQRNKRVRVYFEKVFQFCSLSDGVNNKNPLWNEGSHKYNFTYKLPKGIPSSFESPDGHVRYKICAFVDAAETQNQNLTDMRFFCVNSVLNLNGINKISRVKYNFKNYSTELKGTVAEIVRGPVMPSESQIWRNEKLLIPPVVTSQLLCGNLINVDYKMCFTAVQVSQVENVAIKIPVIIGNVPLLNDAKSFNTGSGDPPMAVHSLPMPNNEPCHFGPYNIVDYCGPLKYSTNYIPKYSTYSMANVCYEETPV
- the LOC126272516 gene encoding arrestin domain-containing protein 17-like isoform X3, with translation MQNSKLQISLSNASKIYFPGQVVRGEVELYLNEPLSFSVIITSISGIATIKTHGTEGSPQRNKRVRVYFEKVFQFCSLSDGVNNKNPLWNEGSHKYNFTYKLPKGIPSSFESPDGHVRYKICAFVDAAETQNQNLTDMRFFCVNSVLNLNGINKISSPKTVFKHDELSCLCIRFRTVSVVLSLMKRGFVPGENIVINAVVYNGTSSVIPRVEAKLVQFTAVQVSQVENVAIKIPVIIGNVPLLNDAKSFNTGSGDPPMAVHSLPMPNNEPCHFGPYNIVDYCGPLKYSTNYIPKYSTYSMANVCYEETPV